From a single Bacillus sp. NEB1478 genomic region:
- a CDS encoding cytochrome c biogenesis protein ResB, giving the protein METIVCECGHSNPYGTSLCQACGKPLGSDVEVLTSMRYEGSARRSQVYKKTIVDQVWNFFSSVKVGVWLIIIILVAAAIGTIFPQETFIPPNVDPATHYESEYGTLGKIYFLLGFHNLYGSWWFIVLLGMLGLSLIIASLDRGIPLYKALKSQRVTRHDKFMENQRLFSVSKEADFDEIKYTLGSLRYKIREENGNLFAEKGRFSRWGAYVNHVGLIIFLSGAMLRFFPGMYVDEIVWVREGETTSIPGTKDDTGQFYLRNNEFILEKYDKRDKKFNKALNSVDGDVAKNYQSNVTLFKSNKGSVIGEKGKLEKVKDGVIRVNEPFKFDSFALYQTDFKLDELNKMSFNLEDKASGKSFGKLTIDLHEPETKYDLGNGYKVEILDYYPNFILNDQDEPATVNNLPDNPAFVFAMYSPQIPKGEKAFVGIMKNIDSGDNKLKMSFAGLETKDLTALTVKKDLTLWIIALGGFIFMIGVTQGLYWNYRRIWIKQNQGEVWAAAHTNKNWYGLKRDLEFLSGKTELTPLVDQANSSEK; this is encoded by the coding sequence ATGGAAACGATAGTTTGTGAATGCGGCCACTCCAATCCGTACGGTACAAGTCTTTGTCAGGCCTGCGGTAAACCGCTGGGAAGTGACGTAGAGGTACTAACAAGCATGCGTTATGAAGGAAGTGCCAGAAGATCTCAAGTCTATAAAAAAACAATTGTTGATCAAGTTTGGAACTTTTTTTCGTCAGTTAAAGTTGGGGTTTGGCTAATCATCATCATTTTGGTGGCTGCGGCAATTGGAACGATTTTTCCGCAAGAAACGTTTATCCCGCCGAATGTAGATCCTGCAACTCATTACGAAAGCGAATACGGAACGTTAGGAAAGATTTATTTTTTGTTGGGCTTTCATAATCTTTATGGATCATGGTGGTTTATTGTTTTACTAGGAATGTTAGGATTATCTCTTATTATTGCGAGTCTTGACCGTGGTATTCCGCTATATAAAGCGCTTAAATCACAACGAGTGACACGCCATGATAAGTTTATGGAAAATCAGCGTCTATTTTCAGTCAGTAAAGAAGCTGATTTTGATGAAATAAAATACACGCTTGGCTCATTAAGATATAAGATTCGAGAAGAAAACGGAAATTTATTTGCTGAAAAAGGACGTTTTTCCCGCTGGGGTGCATACGTAAACCACGTGGGGCTCATTATTTTTTTATCAGGGGCTATGCTTAGATTCTTCCCAGGGATGTATGTGGATGAAATAGTTTGGGTAAGAGAAGGCGAGACAACGTCTATTCCAGGAACGAAGGATGATACTGGTCAATTCTACTTAAGAAATAATGAATTTATTCTTGAGAAATATGATAAGAGAGATAAGAAGTTTAATAAAGCTCTAAACTCCGTAGATGGAGATGTGGCTAAAAATTATCAAAGTAATGTTACATTGTTTAAATCAAATAAAGGGTCTGTAATTGGAGAAAAAGGAAAATTAGAGAAGGTAAAAGATGGGGTAATCCGTGTCAATGAACCTTTTAAATTTGATTCATTCGCACTCTATCAAACGGATTTCAAATTGGATGAATTAAACAAAATGAGCTTTAATTTAGAAGACAAAGCTTCTGGAAAATCGTTTGGTAAATTAACGATTGATTTACATGAGCCTGAGACAAAGTATGATCTTGGTAATGGTTACAAAGTTGAAATCTTAGACTATTATCCTAACTTTATACTTAATGATCAAGACGAACCTGCGACTGTAAACAATTTGCCGGATAACCCTGCATTTGTTTTTGCAATGTATTCTCCTCAAATACCAAAAGGAGAAAAAGCGTTTGTAGGAATAATGAAAAACATAGATTCTGGAGACAACAAATTAAAAATGTCGTTTGCAGGACTCGAAACAAAGGATTTGACGGCATTAACTGTCAAAAAGGATCTTACCTTATGGATTATTGCTCTTGGCGGATTCATCTTTATGATAGGAGTAACTCAAGGGTTGTATTGGAATTATAGAAGGATTTGGATCAAGCAAAATCAGGGAGAAGTTTGGGCGGCGGCTCATACAAATAAAAACTGGTATGGCTTAAAAAGAGATTTAGAGTTTTTATCAGGGAAAACGGAATTAACTCCGTTAGTAGATCAGGCAAACAGCTCTGAAAAATAG
- the resA gene encoding thiol-disulfide oxidoreductase ResA yields MKKKRLVFRSVLLAIIILAIGYTIYNSINEESGTYVSEGEMAPNFVLTDLKGNRVELNDYRGKGVFLNFWGTWCKPCEREMPFMQRQYETFKKQGVEILAVNVSETNVSVKNFADRYGLTFQIPMDKDREVTKAYGIGPIPTTILIDKNGKVVGRTSESLSSKKIVSFMEKIKP; encoded by the coding sequence TTGAAAAAGAAACGACTAGTGTTTCGCTCAGTTCTACTTGCCATTATCATACTTGCGATCGGATACACGATCTACAACAGTATAAATGAAGAGAGCGGTACATATGTAAGTGAAGGAGAAATGGCTCCTAATTTTGTTCTTACAGATTTAAAAGGAAATCGTGTAGAACTGAACGATTATAGGGGTAAAGGAGTATTTTTGAATTTCTGGGGAACATGGTGCAAACCTTGCGAACGTGAGATGCCTTTTATGCAGCGCCAATACGAAACCTTTAAAAAACAAGGTGTCGAGATTCTTGCTGTAAATGTTAGTGAAACGAATGTATCTGTGAAAAATTTTGCTGATCGGTATGGATTAACGTTTCAGATACCGATGGATAAGGACAGAGAAGTAACAAAAGCTTACGGTATCGGTCCGATTCCAACTACTATACTGATTGATAAAAATGGAAAAGTTGTTGGCAGGACGAGCGAGTCATTATCATCAAAAAAAATAGTGTCATTCATGGAAAAAATTAAGCCGTAA
- a CDS encoding spore maturation protein gives MSFVHSFSIWFIPFLIGFIILYGTFKKVPTYETFVEGGKEGFSIAINIIPFLVGMLVAISVFRASGALDYIMLVMKPLFSLFHIPAEVVPLGLMRTISGTGALGMTSDLIATHGPDSFIGRLASTIQGSTDTTFYVLTVYFGAVGIKKMGYAVKVGLLADLIGFLASIAAVSLLFHS, from the coding sequence ATGTCTTTCGTGCATTCTTTTTCGATTTGGTTTATTCCTTTCTTGATTGGTTTTATTATTTTATATGGAACGTTTAAAAAAGTACCAACGTATGAAACGTTTGTTGAAGGTGGAAAAGAAGGTTTTTCAATCGCCATAAACATCATCCCTTTTTTAGTCGGAATGCTAGTAGCAATTTCCGTATTTCGAGCATCAGGTGCACTGGATTATATTATGCTAGTAATGAAGCCGCTATTTTCATTGTTTCATATTCCCGCAGAAGTCGTGCCATTAGGGCTAATGAGGACAATTTCTGGTACAGGAGCTTTAGGAATGACATCTGACTTGATCGCAACACACGGACCTGATTCATTTATAGGAAGGTTAGCTTCAACGATACAGGGGAGTACAGATACGACATTTTACGTACTGACTGTTTATTTTGGAGCAGTAGGAATCAAGAAAATGGGTTATGCAGTAAAAGTTGGACTTTTAGCAGACCTGATCGGTTTTCTTGCATCTATCGCAGCTGTATCCCTCCTATTTCACTCATAA
- a CDS encoding nucleoside recognition domain-containing protein — protein MVNYIWVGMLVIGFVVAGFNGNMDKVNEAIFTSAKEAVTLSFGMISILVFWLGIMRIAEKGGLLEVLSFLFRPVVKRLFPDIPPDHPAQGYILSNMAANLLGLGNAATPMGIKAMEQLKILNGGKNEASRSMITLLAINTSSITLIPTTIIAIRMTYHSQTPTDIVAPTLLATAIATIGAITIDRFYYYRSLHKGGK, from the coding sequence ATGGTAAATTATATATGGGTGGGGATGCTTGTAATTGGTTTTGTTGTTGCCGGATTCAATGGGAACATGGACAAAGTAAATGAAGCTATATTTACAAGTGCGAAAGAAGCCGTCACGTTAAGTTTTGGCATGATTAGTATTCTCGTATTCTGGTTAGGGATTATGAGAATAGCAGAAAAAGGCGGTCTTTTAGAAGTTTTAAGCTTTCTATTCCGTCCGGTCGTTAAACGTCTATTTCCTGATATTCCTCCTGATCATCCTGCACAAGGGTACATTTTATCGAACATGGCTGCAAATCTTTTAGGTCTTGGTAATGCAGCAACACCTATGGGAATTAAGGCGATGGAACAACTTAAAATTTTAAATGGCGGCAAAAATGAAGCAAGCCGGTCCATGATTACATTATTAGCCATTAACACTTCGAGCATCACCTTGATACCGACTACGATTATTGCAATTCGAATGACTTATCATTCCCAGACGCCAACAGATATTGTGGCACCTACTTTATTAGCAACTGCTATTGCAACGATCGGTGCAATTACAATTGATCGTTTTTATTATTACCGATCACTGCATAAAGGAGGGAAATAA
- a CDS encoding response regulator transcription factor — MNTEAKILVVDDEERIRKLLTMYLERENYEVYEAENGEDALQMAVSINFDLILLDLMLPGMDGVEVCEKLREKKATPVIMLTAKGEELNRIQGFEAGTDDYITKPFSPREVLLRVKALLRRSSPTKFLQTETVAKNVIVFNHLTIDHDAHRVTAGGKEVNLTPKEYELLYYLAKTPDKVYAREQLLKDVWNYEFFGDLRTVDTHVKRLREKLNKVSQEAASMIATVWGVGYKFEAGNE; from the coding sequence ATGAATACTGAAGCAAAAATTTTAGTTGTAGATGATGAAGAACGCATTCGTAAACTGTTAACCATGTACTTGGAAAGAGAAAATTATGAAGTATATGAAGCTGAAAATGGTGAAGATGCATTGCAGATGGCTGTTTCCATCAACTTCGATCTTATCCTTTTGGATCTCATGCTGCCCGGAATGGACGGAGTAGAAGTATGTGAAAAATTGCGGGAGAAAAAAGCTACACCTGTCATTATGCTGACAGCAAAAGGAGAAGAGTTAAACCGTATTCAAGGTTTTGAAGCAGGAACAGATGATTATATAACAAAACCATTCAGTCCCCGGGAAGTTTTGTTGCGAGTTAAGGCTCTTTTAAGAAGATCATCACCAACAAAGTTCCTTCAAACAGAGACGGTAGCGAAAAACGTGATTGTATTTAACCACTTAACGATAGATCATGATGCACACCGTGTAACAGCAGGGGGGAAAGAAGTGAACCTGACCCCAAAAGAATATGAACTGCTCTATTATCTGGCTAAAACACCAGACAAAGTGTATGCACGAGAACAGCTATTAAAAGACGTATGGAACTATGAGTTTTTTGGCGATCTGCGAACGGTTGACACACATGTAAAAAGATTACGTGAAAAGTTAAATAAAGTTTCGCAGGAAGCAGCTTCAATGATTGCGACAGTTTGGGGAGTAGGATATAAGTTTGAGGCGGGGAATGAATGA
- a CDS encoding pseudouridine synthase has product MDRLQKVIAQSGITSRRKAEELIREGKVKVNGNVVTELGTKVAPKDKIEVNEIQIQREEPVYFLLYKPSGVISAVSDDKKRKVVTDYFRDIIEQRVFPVGRLDYDTTGVLLMTNDGEFANVLMHPRYQLDKVYIAKVKGIPAREKIKLLERGIQLEDGKTAPAKVKVTSIDKKKETAIVELTIHEGKNRQVKRMLEAIGCPVMKLKRERYGYLDLKGLNPGEFRELTPHEVKQLRNMAVTQTSKKSRR; this is encoded by the coding sequence ATGGATAGATTGCAAAAAGTAATTGCTCAAAGCGGAATTACTTCCAGAAGAAAAGCAGAGGAATTAATACGTGAAGGAAAAGTTAAAGTAAACGGAAATGTTGTTACTGAATTAGGAACAAAAGTAGCACCAAAAGATAAAATTGAAGTAAATGAAATCCAAATTCAACGGGAAGAACCCGTTTATTTTTTGCTTTATAAACCATCTGGCGTAATATCAGCTGTCTCAGATGATAAAAAGAGAAAAGTCGTTACTGATTATTTCAGAGATATCATTGAACAGCGTGTGTTCCCAGTAGGCCGGTTAGATTACGATACAACAGGTGTGCTGCTTATGACAAACGATGGAGAATTCGCAAATGTACTTATGCATCCCCGTTATCAATTGGACAAGGTGTATATTGCAAAAGTAAAAGGAATTCCTGCAAGAGAAAAAATCAAGCTGTTAGAACGCGGAATCCAGCTTGAAGATGGAAAAACAGCGCCGGCAAAAGTAAAGGTAACTTCAATCGACAAGAAAAAGGAAACAGCTATAGTGGAGTTAACCATCCATGAAGGCAAAAATCGTCAAGTTAAAAGGATGCTTGAAGCAATTGGGTGCCCGGTAATGAAATTAAAGCGGGAAAGATATGGGTATCTGGACTTAAAAGGCCTTAATCCGGGTGAGTTTAGAGAATTAACTCCACATGAGGTGAAACAGCTCAGAAACATGGCTGTCACACAAACGTCAAAAAAAAGCCGTAGATAG
- the ccsB gene encoding c-type cytochrome biogenesis protein CcsB, which yields MSEVSSTLLYSAFIIYLFSTLFFSMSLSDKKSSEAAYTKKWGKIGFITACAGFASQLGYFITRWIASGHAPVSNLFEFTTFFGMMMVLGFIVLYSIYRTNGLGVFAMPVALLVIAYASMFPKDISPLIPALQSDWLKIHVTTAALGEGILAISFVSGLIYLIRTVDQAVSTKKTKWLEIILYSLISVVGFVIISLAFKGAGYESTFEVLNKQNQPVKIVYELPAIAGPANGDHLDSGFGPLFNTPSWMQGVNASIKLNTFIWSLLSGLVLYWLLRLILRKRISAALQRKVKNVNPELLDEISYRAVAIGFPIFSLGALIFAMIWAQQAWSRFWGWDPKEVWALITFLFYAAYLHLRLSRGWHGEKSAWLCVVGFWIITFNLIAVNLVLVGLHSYA from the coding sequence ATGTCAGAAGTTAGCAGTACGTTGCTATATAGTGCATTTATCATTTATTTGTTTTCAACCCTTTTCTTTTCCATGTCACTATCTGATAAAAAGAGCTCAGAGGCAGCTTATACGAAAAAATGGGGGAAAATTGGTTTTATAACTGCTTGTGCAGGTTTTGCTTCCCAGCTTGGATATTTCATTACAAGATGGATCGCTAGCGGACATGCACCTGTAAGTAATTTATTCGAGTTCACAACTTTCTTTGGCATGATGATGGTATTGGGCTTTATTGTTTTATATTCTATATACCGTACGAACGGATTAGGTGTGTTTGCAATGCCGGTGGCACTACTTGTCATTGCGTATGCAAGCATGTTCCCAAAGGATATCTCACCGTTAATTCCAGCGCTGCAAAGTGACTGGCTGAAAATTCATGTCACAACAGCTGCCTTAGGTGAAGGAATTCTAGCCATTTCATTTGTTTCAGGGCTTATCTATTTAATTCGTACTGTTGATCAGGCTGTTTCAACAAAGAAAACAAAATGGCTAGAAATTATTTTGTACAGTTTAATAAGTGTTGTTGGATTTGTTATCATTTCGCTAGCGTTTAAAGGGGCAGGCTACGAATCTACATTTGAAGTACTGAACAAACAAAACCAGCCTGTCAAAATTGTTTACGAATTGCCTGCAATAGCTGGACCGGCTAACGGTGATCATCTAGATTCTGGTTTTGGCCCTCTTTTCAATACACCATCCTGGATGCAAGGTGTGAATGCATCTATTAAACTGAATACATTTATTTGGTCATTATTATCTGGTTTAGTTCTGTACTGGCTTCTGCGTCTTATTCTTAGAAAAAGAATTTCAGCAGCACTTCAAAGAAAAGTAAAAAACGTAAACCCAGAATTGCTTGATGAAATTAGTTATCGAGCAGTAGCGATTGGATTCCCGATCTTTTCATTAGGAGCACTCATTTTTGCGATGATTTGGGCACAGCAAGCTTGGTCACGGTTTTGGGGATGGGATCCAAAAGAAGTGTGGGCACTGATTACTTTCTTATTTTACGCTGCATACTTGCATCTAAGGCTTTCAAGGGGCTGGCACGGAGAAAAATCAGCCTGGCTTTGTGTAGTCGGATTTTGGATCATTACGTTTAACTTGATTGCTGTTAACCTTGTTTTAGTTGGATTACATTCATATGCATAA